ATTCGTTGGGCAGCAATATGGTGAATCGCTTCCACCCAACTACCGCTGGCGTTTGCAGGCGATCAATCAATGCAAGATCAAGCGGGGCTTCAACGCCGCTCTGCGAACCTAGGCGTAGCATCCGCTGCTGCATGTCGGCGTCGATGCAGGGGCGGCTGCGACGTTCGAGTAACTTTAATGCCCAGAGGCCGCCGACGATACGGCAGATAGCGAGAAGCTGCGCGATGCCAAGAATGCCAGCAAACCACAGCATCCACGGAGAGCTAGAACGAACGGGCTGACGATTGTCGGCAGTAACTTCGAGGGGACTTTGTGTTTCCGCAGGGACGAACCAAGCCGTTAGTTGTTGCCACTGTTCGGAGAGCGGCTGGGCGTTAGGCGACGGTGCGTTGGTGACGAGTGCAGCATCTGGCGGGACGGCCGATCCTGTTGAATGGGAGAGTGTTTCATCGACATCCATGGACCTGGCCTGAGGGGGCTCGTCTGACATCTGGGCCATCCAGCCGCTACCGGGAATGATGCCAGCGAGAAGTACGATTCCCATCGCTGCGAGACCGGCCATTGCAAGACGACCGCGTGTGTCTGGCATGGATCGTGATAGAGGTAACATTAGCAAGATGGCGATGATACCTACCATGCTGCACTGTAATACGATCCACAATAGCCAAAGCGAAATCTGGGCGAACATGGAAGGAACCTTACGAAGAGCGGGGTGGTTTAGGTTTCGGCTTGCTGGATGGCTTCTGCGATTCCGCAGGAGGTTGCTGAAGAAGTGATTCGATCAGCTTGCGTTCCTTGGCTGAGATTTGACCAGGATCGAACAAACGCGTCAGGAGTGCTTCTCGGCTCCCGCCGAACACGCGTTCGATCAAATCGGTGATGAGTCGGCCGCTGACGTCCGCGAAGGAACGGACGGCCTGAAACTGGTAGGGACGTTCGTCAGTGATCTGCTCGAGAAACCCTTTCTCTTCGAGGATCTTTACTAAGGTGCTGACGGTTGTGTAAGCCAGTGGTCGCCCCGACTTTTCCAGGGCCTGTTGGACTTCCGCCACACCGCAGGCGTCTTCCTGCCAGAAGACATGCATGATCTCCAGCTCACGTTCGGTTAACTGCTTGGCTTTCGGCCGTGCCACGATAGCTCTCCTGTTCGGGCAGCGTGTTCTTTGGTTTCTTAGTTTTGGTTTTATAGAAAACCTGTCGGGCGTGCAATGGAATTGTTCTAAGAAACCAAAAAACGATTCGTTCCCGTCAAGAATCAGGAGTCGCCGACGGCGGCGCAACTATGGAGACATGGAGCGATGGCGTTTGGCGAATTAAGAACGTGTCGGACTACGGATTGGCCCGTTTGATCGGACGGAATGGTTCTGGCAGGGGCACCTTCTTGCCATCCGCTTTGAGGAGCATGTTCCGCCAGTTTTCCAAAGAAAAATCGGTAGGGAGGACGACGGCACGATAGTTGGCAGTGCCGACCAATATTCGATCGTCGCCCCAAGTCCCCAGTTTCTCAAGATCAAGAGCTTGTTCTAGATTCAGGTCGACTGGCATGGTCCAGGGGATATTGCGGTCTGCACTAACAAGAATCGCTGTCTCGCCCAGAGCATCTTTGATTTGCTGCCGCGTTGCTTCTTCGTCATGTAAGGCCGTTCCCTCGCCAAGTACGAGAAAGAAGCTGGCAGCATGCGGGTCAGTTTCCCAGTTACTGGAGAAAATGGAAACTGAGGCGTCGAGAAGTTTCAAGTTGGCTTCGCTGTCCCAAGGCTCGTCCTTGCGGTACTTCTCGTACAGCTCTTTGTACTTTTCATCCCCTAAATACTTGAGCATTTCGACTCGCCAGGAACGGACGTGCCCAGATTCTTCGTCCACGATTATGGAAGATGGATAGTGATCATGAATCGCATGGTAACGGCTCAACGCAGCAAGAAGTCGTTGCAGGCGAAACTGGTCGTCTATCCGGGCCGTATGTTCTGGCAGCCTCTTAATGATGGTGAGCAGCGTGTCGTAAA
The genomic region above belongs to Blastopirellula marina and contains:
- a CDS encoding BlaI/MecI/CopY family transcriptional regulator, coding for MARPKAKQLTERELEIMHVFWQEDACGVAEVQQALEKSGRPLAYTTVSTLVKILEEKGFLEQITDERPYQFQAVRSFADVSGRLITDLIERVFGGSREALLTRLFDPGQISAKERKLIESLLQQPPAESQKPSSKPKPKPPRSS